The proteins below are encoded in one region of Synechococcales cyanobacterium T60_A2020_003:
- a CDS encoding UMP kinase, translating to MGTAYQRILLKLSGEALMGDLAFGIDPSVVHSIAEEIAEVVRSGVQVAIVVGGGNIFRGIKGAAGGMDRATADYIGMIATVMNAMTLQDALERLEIPTRVQTAIEMQEVAEPYIRRRAIRHLEKGRVVIFGAGSGNPFFTTDTTAALRAAEINAEVVFKATKVDGVYDSDPKKNPAARRFISLTYSHVLTHDLKVMDSTAIALCKDNSIPIIVFDLSVQGNICRAITGEPIGTIVGDSCDVR from the coding sequence GTGGTGAGGCGCTGATGGGTGACCTTGCCTTTGGAATCGACCCATCAGTGGTGCACAGTATTGCTGAAGAAATCGCCGAAGTCGTTCGTAGCGGTGTACAAGTTGCCATTGTGGTTGGAGGTGGCAACATCTTTCGTGGTATCAAGGGGGCAGCCGGGGGAATGGATCGAGCCACCGCTGACTACATTGGCATGATCGCGACGGTGATGAACGCCATGACGCTCCAGGATGCCTTAGAGCGATTGGAAATCCCCACTAGAGTCCAGACTGCCATTGAAATGCAGGAAGTTGCAGAACCCTACATCCGTCGCCGCGCGATTCGTCACCTCGAAAAGGGGCGAGTCGTGATTTTTGGGGCAGGTTCGGGAAATCCTTTCTTTACGACCGATACGACAGCAGCGCTACGAGCCGCCGAAATCAACGCCGAGGTTGTCTTCAAGGCCACCAAGGTGGATGGCGTCTATGACTCCGATCCCAAGAAAAACCCAGCGGCGCGTCGGTTCATCAGCTTGACCTATAGCCATGTCTTGACCCACGATTTAAAGGTTATGGACAGTACAGCGATCGCACTGTGTAAAGATAACAGTATTCCGATTATTGTGTTTGATCTCTCGGTGCAAGGCAACATTTGCCGTGCGATCACGGGAGAACCCATTGGAACGATTGTGGGAGATTCGTGTGAT